One window of Pocillopora verrucosa isolate sample1 chromosome 9, ASM3666991v2, whole genome shotgun sequence genomic DNA carries:
- the LOC131777076 gene encoding cAMP and cAMP-inhibited cGMP 3',5'-cyclic phosphodiesterase 10A isoform X1, which produces MFKLGRTMSSPTKQVSIRRLPPLPNQLTQRNIRETVNSNNENHAGGSIKTKPSGVLSEMRVKEYLLANPQVLEDFIMADISQEQLERWLIRKTQSTEHIKGEAVRTSLSKWKFCVHTDKRKMLQQLTKDINQQPKKVRVMHELVKSVAAATHANVHSLYLVDKNGRDIYLYSENKPRSRSLCRQKIGCGGTIAAYVAETGQRLYVKDILGDERFPKGIGIEDSTAQSVLCQPIVQADGTIVGIVELVKKLGNPSFEREDEEIVNSYLAWGSIAIHHAEISKQMQKQKDLNSFLLNVVRSIFDEVSTMDVVIEKIMAFAKRLVNADRCALFMVDAKSNELYANLFDEGDEDGLGYKFRNGAEIRFPINKGIAGFAASTSETVNISDPYRDTRFNREVDIKTGYITKSILCVPVSCKGSVIGVVQMVNSKRGFFSNEDARAFELFAGYCGLALHYSQMYGQLFRGQQKHQVALEVLTYHCCVSEKETELWLASATSCSLPNDFYSNEFNVYQNDDELTNYFIIMTNEFFQECNVRLDMETLVRFTLTVRKGYRGVAYHNWGHAFAVAHSMCVLMKMASEVFTWEEKIALYLASIIHDIDHRGYNNAFMIKNKSPLSHLYSTSTMEWHHFKQGVFILETAGHNILNALSAKQYKYMLELMEDAILATDLMLFFDNRAKLDDIVTNGKFSWSIPDHKRLVRRLLMTACDLSAAAKPWYIHINSVKRVFEEFYRQGDEEKLMGLTPVPMMDRARKSELPENQVSFLKGIVKPCYSTLISVLPMMESIMASIDLNLTSWENRLRQKQMHPPGSGGRQLPDGTDVRESVSFFDY; this is translated from the exons ATGTTCAAGCTTGGAAGGACAATGTCGTCGCCTACAAAGCAAGTTAGTATCCGAAGGTTGCCGCCGCTTCCGAATCAGTTAACACAGAGGAACATAAGAGAAACTGTCAACTCGAATAATGAAAATCACGCCGGAGGCAGCATTAAAACAAAACCTTCCGGAG TTCTCTCCGAAATGCGTGTCAAAGAATACCTTTTAGCCAACCCACAAGTGTTGGAGGATTTTATCATGGCAGATATAAGCCAAGAGCAGCTCGAAAGATGGCTGATCCGAAAGACACAATCCACAGAACACATTAAAGGGGAAG CTGTGAGAACATCTCTCTCCAAATGGAAG TTTTGCGTTCATACCGACAAGCGCAAAATGCTCCAGCAACTGACGAAAGACATCAATCAACAGCCAAAAAAAGTCAGAGTTATGCACGAGCTCGTCAAAAGCGTAGCTGCAG CCACTCATGCAAACGTACATTCACTTTACCTGGTGGACAAAAATGGAAGG GACATTTATCTGTATTCAGAGAACAAGCCGAG ATCCCGGTCTCTTTGTCGTCAGAAAATTGGATGTGGTGGCACGATTGCGGCTTATGTCGCTGAGACGGGGCAAAGGCTTTATGTTAAAGATATTCTCGGG GACGAGAGATTTCCCAAAGGAATTGGTATTGAAG ACAGCACAGCCCAGTCTGTATTGTGTCAGCCTATAGTACAAGCCGATGGAACTATAGTTG GTATTGTCGAATTGGTAAAAAAACTTGGCAACCCATCATTTGAACGGGAAGACGAGGAG ATCGTTAATAGTTATCTTGCCTGGGGTAGTATAGCTATTCATCATGCTGAG atttcaaaacaaatgcaaaagcaaaaagatCTAAATAGTTTCCTGTTGAATGTTGTAAG ATCCATTTTTGACGAAGTTAGTACTATGGATGTggtaattgaaaaaataatg GCTTTTGCCAAGCGGTTAGTTAATGCTGATCGCTGCGCGCTCTTCATGGTGGACGCCAAATCCAATGAGTTATACGCCAATCTGTTCGACGAGGGAGACGAGGATGGTTTAGGGTACAAATTTAGAAACGGAGCAGAAATAAG atTTCCTATCAATAAAGGCATCGCTGGCTTTGCTGCTAGTACATCAGAAACTGTGAACATCAGCGACCCATACCGTGATACGAGATTCAACCGTGAAGTGGACATAAAGACGGGCTATATAACAAAATCCATTCTGTGTGTCCCCGTTAGTTGCAAAGGAAG TGTAATTGGTGTCGTTCAGATGGTAAACAGTAAAAGAGGATTTTTCTCAAATGAAG ATGCCAGAGCATTTGAGTTATTTGCTGGTTACTGTGGACTGGCTCTGCATTACAGTCAG ATGTACGGTCAGCTCTTCAGAGGGCAACAGAAGCACCAAGTGGCACTAGAAGTTCTTACATATCACTGCTGCGTatcagaaaaagaaactgaacTATGGCTTGCCTCAGCGACCTCCTGCAGTTTGCCAAATGATTTTTATAG CAATGAATTCAATGTATATCAAAATGACGACGAACTAACAAACTATTTCATTATTATGACAAACGAGTTCTTCCAAGAGTGCAACGTCAG ACTTGATATGGAGACACTCGTTCGTTTTACCTTGACTGTGAGGAAGGGTTATCGTGGTGTGGCATACCACAACTGGGGGCATGCGTTTGCTGTGGCTCACAGCATGTGTGTCCTCATGAAAATGGCCTCCGAGGTGTTTACTTGGGAAgag AAAATTGCGTTGTATCTTGCGAGTATCATACACGACATCGATCATCGTGGTTACAACAATGCTTTCATGATCAAGAACAAATCCCCGCTGAGTCATCTGTACTCAACTTCAACCATGGAATGGCATCATTTTAAACAAGGAGTTTTCATCTTGGAG ACGGCTGGTCATAATATTTTAAATGCACTCTCCGCGAAGCAGTACAAGTATATGTTGGAACTTATGGAAGACGCGATCTTGGCAACGGACCTAATGCTGTTTTTCGATAACAGAGCAAAACTCGACGACATTGTCACGAATGGAAAATTCTCTTGGAGTATACCAGATCACAA GCGGCTTGTTCGTAGGCTGTTGATGACCGCGTGTGACTTGTCTGCCGCTGCCAAGCCATGGTACATTCACATCAATTCAGTCAAGAGGGTGTTTGAAGAGTTCTATCGACAA GGAGATGAAGAAAAGCTTATGGGACTGACTCCTGTGCCAATGATGGATCGAGCAAGAAAGAGCGAACTTCCTGAAAATCAG GTCTCGTTTCTCAAGGGCATCGTTAAACCCTGTTATTCAACACTTATTAGTGTCCTTCCTATGATGGAATCAATAATGGCCTCCATTGA tttaaaTTTGACCTCATGGGAAAATCGTCTAAGACAAAAACAGATGCACCCGCCTGGTTCCGGTGGACGTCAACTGCCTGATGGAACAGACGTGAGGGAGTCTGTATCTTTCTTTGATTACTAA
- the LOC131777076 gene encoding cAMP and cAMP-inhibited cGMP 3',5'-cyclic phosphodiesterase 10A isoform X2: protein MFKLGRTMSSPTKQVSIRRLPPLPNQLTQRNIRETVNSNNENHAGGSIKTKPSGVLSEMRVKEYLLANPQVLEDFIMADISQEQLERWLIRKTQSTEHIKGEAVRTSLSKWKFCVHTDKRKMLQQLTKDINQQPKKVRVMHELVKSVAAATHANVHSLYLVDKNGRDIYLYSENKPRSRSLCRQKIGCGGTIAAYVAETGQRLYVKDILGDERFPKGIGIEDSTAQSVLCQPIVQADGTIVGIVELVKKLGNPSFEREDEEIVNSYLAWGSIAIHHAEISKQMQKQKDLNSFLLNVVRSIFDEVSTMDVVIEKIMAFAKRLVNADRCALFMVDAKSNELYANLFDEGDEDGLGYKFRNGAEIRFPINKGIAGFAASTSETVNISDPYRDTRFNREVDIKTGYITKSILCVPVSCKGSVIGVVQMVNSKRGFFSNEDARAFELFAGYCGLALHYSQMYGQLFRGQQKHQVALEVLTYHCCVSEKETELWLASATSCSLPNDFYSNEFNVYQNDDELTNYFIIMTNEFFQECNVRLDMETLVRFTLTVRKGYRGVAYHNWGHAFAVAHSMCVLMKMASEVFTWEEKIALYLASIIHDIDHRGYNNAFMIKNKSPLSHLYSTSTMEWHHFKQGVFILETAGHNILNALSAKQYKYMLELMEDAILATDLMLFFDNRAKLDDIVTNGKFSWSIPDHNLH, encoded by the exons ATGTTCAAGCTTGGAAGGACAATGTCGTCGCCTACAAAGCAAGTTAGTATCCGAAGGTTGCCGCCGCTTCCGAATCAGTTAACACAGAGGAACATAAGAGAAACTGTCAACTCGAATAATGAAAATCACGCCGGAGGCAGCATTAAAACAAAACCTTCCGGAG TTCTCTCCGAAATGCGTGTCAAAGAATACCTTTTAGCCAACCCACAAGTGTTGGAGGATTTTATCATGGCAGATATAAGCCAAGAGCAGCTCGAAAGATGGCTGATCCGAAAGACACAATCCACAGAACACATTAAAGGGGAAG CTGTGAGAACATCTCTCTCCAAATGGAAG TTTTGCGTTCATACCGACAAGCGCAAAATGCTCCAGCAACTGACGAAAGACATCAATCAACAGCCAAAAAAAGTCAGAGTTATGCACGAGCTCGTCAAAAGCGTAGCTGCAG CCACTCATGCAAACGTACATTCACTTTACCTGGTGGACAAAAATGGAAGG GACATTTATCTGTATTCAGAGAACAAGCCGAG ATCCCGGTCTCTTTGTCGTCAGAAAATTGGATGTGGTGGCACGATTGCGGCTTATGTCGCTGAGACGGGGCAAAGGCTTTATGTTAAAGATATTCTCGGG GACGAGAGATTTCCCAAAGGAATTGGTATTGAAG ACAGCACAGCCCAGTCTGTATTGTGTCAGCCTATAGTACAAGCCGATGGAACTATAGTTG GTATTGTCGAATTGGTAAAAAAACTTGGCAACCCATCATTTGAACGGGAAGACGAGGAG ATCGTTAATAGTTATCTTGCCTGGGGTAGTATAGCTATTCATCATGCTGAG atttcaaaacaaatgcaaaagcaaaaagatCTAAATAGTTTCCTGTTGAATGTTGTAAG ATCCATTTTTGACGAAGTTAGTACTATGGATGTggtaattgaaaaaataatg GCTTTTGCCAAGCGGTTAGTTAATGCTGATCGCTGCGCGCTCTTCATGGTGGACGCCAAATCCAATGAGTTATACGCCAATCTGTTCGACGAGGGAGACGAGGATGGTTTAGGGTACAAATTTAGAAACGGAGCAGAAATAAG atTTCCTATCAATAAAGGCATCGCTGGCTTTGCTGCTAGTACATCAGAAACTGTGAACATCAGCGACCCATACCGTGATACGAGATTCAACCGTGAAGTGGACATAAAGACGGGCTATATAACAAAATCCATTCTGTGTGTCCCCGTTAGTTGCAAAGGAAG TGTAATTGGTGTCGTTCAGATGGTAAACAGTAAAAGAGGATTTTTCTCAAATGAAG ATGCCAGAGCATTTGAGTTATTTGCTGGTTACTGTGGACTGGCTCTGCATTACAGTCAG ATGTACGGTCAGCTCTTCAGAGGGCAACAGAAGCACCAAGTGGCACTAGAAGTTCTTACATATCACTGCTGCGTatcagaaaaagaaactgaacTATGGCTTGCCTCAGCGACCTCCTGCAGTTTGCCAAATGATTTTTATAG CAATGAATTCAATGTATATCAAAATGACGACGAACTAACAAACTATTTCATTATTATGACAAACGAGTTCTTCCAAGAGTGCAACGTCAG ACTTGATATGGAGACACTCGTTCGTTTTACCTTGACTGTGAGGAAGGGTTATCGTGGTGTGGCATACCACAACTGGGGGCATGCGTTTGCTGTGGCTCACAGCATGTGTGTCCTCATGAAAATGGCCTCCGAGGTGTTTACTTGGGAAgag AAAATTGCGTTGTATCTTGCGAGTATCATACACGACATCGATCATCGTGGTTACAACAATGCTTTCATGATCAAGAACAAATCCCCGCTGAGTCATCTGTACTCAACTTCAACCATGGAATGGCATCATTTTAAACAAGGAGTTTTCATCTTGGAG ACGGCTGGTCATAATATTTTAAATGCACTCTCCGCGAAGCAGTACAAGTATATGTTGGAACTTATGGAAGACGCGATCTTGGCAACGGACCTAATGCTGTTTTTCGATAACAGAGCAAAACTCGACGACATTGTCACGAATGGAAAATTCTCTTGGAGTATACCAGATCACAA CTTACATTGA